The Oscillatoria sp. FACHB-1406 genome has a window encoding:
- a CDS encoding J domain-containing protein: MSEYRPPLRGSQGDRTQFTSRQLPAQTRLVNNYYALLGVHPAASDTEIRRAYRELSKRYHPDTTELAPAIATAKFQQLNQAYATLIDPQKRFLYDNKIGYARFSANNAGVRSNDPVEAGYESNSAYLDPSDRPLSSGEIFALFILGLTLVGCALLVVVVAIARGELTF, from the coding sequence GTGAGCGAGTATCGCCCGCCGCTTCGCGGATCCCAAGGGGATCGCACTCAATTTACCAGTCGCCAACTTCCAGCGCAAACACGGCTGGTCAACAATTACTATGCCTTATTAGGGGTGCATCCGGCGGCATCCGATACAGAAATTCGGCGCGCTTACCGGGAGTTGAGCAAGCGCTATCATCCGGATACGACGGAGTTAGCGCCCGCGATCGCAACGGCTAAGTTCCAGCAGCTTAACCAAGCTTACGCCACCCTGATCGACCCCCAAAAGCGATTCCTGTACGATAATAAAATTGGCTACGCTCGGTTCTCCGCTAATAATGCTGGCGTTCGGAGCAACGATCCGGTAGAGGCGGGTTATGAGTCCAATTCAGCCTATCTCGATCCGAGCGATCGCCCGCTTTCGTCTGGAGAAATTTTTGCGTTATTTATTCTCGGTTTGACGTTAGTTGGTTGTGCTTTGTTAGTTGTCGTCGTCGCGATCGCGCGGGGGGAACTGACCTTTTAA
- a CDS encoding DUF3143 domain-containing protein, with translation MVLPSPDTPLYNHPLPEIESWLEKMGCEQDRSRLHCWQVERDLWKAEVCLEVEELSVRYINAGGGTKDIKRSFKYSLSRQDIEAAVFSGP, from the coding sequence ATGGTTCTTCCCAGTCCCGATACGCCCCTATACAACCATCCCTTGCCCGAAATCGAAAGCTGGCTCGAGAAAATGGGTTGCGAACAAGATCGATCGCGCCTGCATTGTTGGCAAGTCGAACGAGACTTGTGGAAAGCCGAAGTCTGTTTGGAAGTTGAAGAGTTGTCCGTGCGCTATATCAATGCGGGAGGGGGAACGAAAGATATCAAGCGATCGTTTAAATATTCCTTAAGTCGGCAGGATATTGAAGCCGCCGTATTTTCTGGCCCTTGA
- a CDS encoding GAF domain-containing protein, whose amino-acid sequence MRDRDSSPERLLAELKYLRSEVAYLRTIKVAFDAQNELVRSISSMGQAATGHLMLRALVLQAAHIASKIAQAEECSLLMLGANGAIEESILARGATIRENKKYIMNEVLAEGLAGWVARTRQVALIPDATKDDRWLTLPDQPYTARSVLCLPIIRGRAVIGILTLTHSEPNKFSQHMARIVQTCTAQMALVLDNARLYMKSDRESQPPPQPLPNPSRDSYTLSQLGFYIIDNRGKFLYSNPRLAEIFGYSSTQFVALESILVLISSDDRQVMTDRFTQCFSAPTPQAHLSCQFQGQQKGGTTIGVEINASRARFYGKFTLIGALRAL is encoded by the coding sequence ATGCGCGATCGCGACTCATCCCCAGAAAGACTCCTCGCTGAACTCAAGTATCTACGCAGCGAGGTTGCGTACCTGCGCACCATTAAAGTGGCCTTCGACGCGCAAAACGAGTTAGTTCGCTCGATCTCCTCAATGGGACAAGCAGCAACCGGTCATTTAATGCTGCGGGCGCTTGTGCTTCAAGCAGCACATATTGCTAGCAAAATCGCACAAGCCGAAGAATGCAGCCTCTTAATGCTGGGCGCAAACGGCGCGATTGAAGAAAGCATTCTCGCGCGCGGGGCAACGATCCGGGAAAATAAAAAGTACATTATGAATGAAGTCTTGGCCGAAGGGTTAGCGGGGTGGGTGGCGCGCACTCGCCAAGTCGCGCTGATCCCCGACGCAACCAAAGACGATCGCTGGCTGACACTCCCCGATCAACCCTACACCGCCCGTTCTGTTCTCTGTCTGCCGATTATCAGGGGGCGCGCTGTTATCGGTATTCTCACCCTCACCCACTCAGAACCCAATAAATTCAGCCAGCATATGGCTCGAATCGTGCAAACCTGTACCGCACAAATGGCTTTGGTTTTGGATAACGCTCGACTTTACATGAAAAGCGATCGCGAGTCTCAGCCCCCCCCTCAGCCTTTACCGAACCCGAGTCGCGATTCTTACACGCTCTCGCAACTCGGTTTTTATATCATCGACAATCGCGGCAAATTTCTTTATTCTAATCCTAGATTAGCTGAGATTTTTGGTTACTCTTCGACACAATTTGTTGCTCTCGAATCAATTTTAGTTTTAATTTCGTCGGACGATCGCCAAGTGATGACAGACAGATTTACCCAGTGTTTTAGCGCGCCGACTCCCCAGGCTCACCTAAGTTGCCAATTTCAAGGACAGCAAAAAGGAGGAACGACAATCGGTGTAGAAATCAATGCTTCGAGGGCGCGTTTTTACGGAAAATTTACTTTAATTGGCGCGCTTCGCGCTCTTTAA
- a CDS encoding peptide chain release factor 1, producing MSDPLRSFKQQPWLPLIKVAGLATLITLLVEGSLSLAATYSEVAARALSLLLSNLLGTIILLLASVGVGALGVYCCEQFQNEVRLNQGSLWALTLCLIVGIGLKSLIPVAPVLVQLDSTSLMGIVVGVFWKGRPYWRRFW from the coding sequence ATGAGCGATCCTTTACGCAGTTTTAAACAACAGCCTTGGTTGCCCTTAATTAAAGTTGCTGGTCTGGCAACTTTGATAACGCTTCTAGTTGAGGGAAGCTTGAGTTTAGCGGCGACTTATTCGGAGGTTGCCGCTCGCGCGCTCTCCCTACTTTTATCCAACTTGTTAGGAACAATTATTTTATTGTTGGCGAGCGTGGGTGTAGGGGCTTTGGGCGTATATTGCTGCGAGCAATTCCAGAACGAAGTTCGTCTCAACCAAGGGAGTTTGTGGGCGTTGACTTTATGTTTAATCGTTGGAATCGGATTGAAATCTTTAATTCCTGTCGCGCCAGTTTTAGTGCAGCTTGATTCAACCTCCCTGATGGGAATTGTGGTGGGAGTCTTTTGGAAAGGTCGCCCTTATTGGCGGCGTTTTTGGTAA
- the alr gene encoding alanine racemase, producing MLSRETTPRSETGADRGFRLSSTVCQRAWVEIDRAALVHNVRQLKQWLSPRTELMAVVKADAYGHGAIAVAETVLGAGATWLAVATLQEGIQLREAGITAPILLLGASNTPGEVEAIAHWQLQPTLCNPQQAQLFSEQLAQLGKTLPVHLKIDTGMSRLGTSWERATPWVKSVRKLPHLQLASLYSHFATADDPDRAIMDLQHQRFQSAIAQLQAEGIPLPRLHIANSAATLCDRSLHYDFARAGLALYGLYPAPHLQSILDLQPVMQVKARVTQVKTITAGTGVSYGYKYIAPKEMAIAVVGIGYADGVPRNLSNRLQVSIRGRKVPQIGAITMDQLMLDVSSIPDLQAGEVVTLIGKDGATSISADDWADALGTISWEILCGFKHRLPRITVDNN from the coding sequence ATGTTGAGTCGAGAAACGACTCCGCGCTCGGAGACGGGTGCGGATCGAGGTTTTCGCTTGTCGAGTACGGTTTGTCAGCGCGCTTGGGTTGAAATCGATCGCGCGGCCTTAGTTCATAACGTCCGGCAATTAAAACAATGGCTATCGCCGCGTACCGAACTGATGGCGGTGGTAAAAGCAGATGCTTACGGCCACGGCGCGATCGCGGTTGCTGAAACCGTGTTGGGGGCGGGTGCGACTTGGCTGGCGGTGGCGACGCTACAAGAAGGCATTCAACTGCGAGAAGCGGGAATTACCGCACCGATCTTACTCCTAGGCGCGAGCAATACGCCGGGAGAAGTCGAAGCGATCGCGCACTGGCAACTGCAACCCACCCTTTGCAATCCCCAACAAGCCCAATTATTTTCCGAACAACTCGCGCAACTGGGAAAAACCCTGCCCGTCCACCTCAAAATCGATACGGGAATGTCGCGCTTGGGAACGTCCTGGGAACGAGCCACCCCTTGGGTTAAATCCGTCCGCAAACTGCCCCATTTGCAGCTTGCAAGCCTGTATTCGCACTTTGCAACGGCCGACGATCCCGATCGCGCCATCATGGATTTGCAACACCAACGCTTCCAAAGCGCGATCGCGCAACTGCAAGCCGAAGGCATACCCCTACCGCGCTTGCACATCGCCAACTCAGCGGCAACCCTTTGCGATCGCAGCTTGCACTACGACTTCGCCCGCGCCGGACTCGCCCTCTACGGACTCTATCCCGCCCCGCACCTACAATCGATCCTCGATCTCCAACCCGTCATGCAGGTTAAGGCGCGCGTCACCCAAGTTAAAACCATCACTGCCGGAACCGGAGTCAGCTACGGTTACAAATATATTGCGCCGAAGGAGATGGCGATCGCAGTTGTGGGCATCGGTTACGCAGACGGCGTTCCCCGCAACCTCTCCAACCGCCTCCAAGTCTCGATCCGAGGGCGAAAAGTCCCTCAAATCGGCGCGATTACAATGGATCAACTGATGCTCGATGTTAGCAGCATTCCCGACTTGCAAGCGGGCGAAGTCGTCACGCTCATCGGCAAAGACGGCGCAACCTCAATCTCTGCCGACGACTGGGCGGACGCACTCGGTACGATTTCTTGGGAAATCCTCTGCGGTTTCAAACATCGTTTGCCGCGAATTACCGTCGATAATAATTGA
- a CDS encoding glycerol acyltransferase, whose protein sequence is MPLLEWFYRHYFRVTTEGWDYVSSERRMLVVGSHNGGIASPDMYMFMYDWFRHFGAERPLYGLMHPKAWKAYSWPASEVARWGALQAHPKMAIAALRANAAVAVYPGGAQDLFRPHSQRNQIHFAGRKGFIKLALREEAPIVPMISTGAHDTLYILGDCYEQMQQLHQWGLPWLLNIDPEVFPIYLGLPWIVGIGPLPNFPLPVRIHTRVCAPIVFERYGRAAASDRDYVDACYEQVVERMQKDLDEIVALHPLD, encoded by the coding sequence ATGCCCCTCCTCGAATGGTTCTATCGCCATTATTTCCGCGTCACGACAGAAGGTTGGGACTACGTTTCCTCAGAACGCAGAATGCTCGTTGTCGGTTCTCACAACGGCGGCATTGCATCGCCCGATATGTATATGTTTATGTACGACTGGTTCCGGCACTTCGGCGCGGAACGCCCGTTGTATGGATTGATGCACCCAAAAGCCTGGAAAGCGTACTCTTGGCCTGCCTCTGAAGTCGCTCGCTGGGGAGCGCTGCAAGCCCATCCCAAAATGGCGATCGCGGCACTGCGCGCTAATGCAGCCGTTGCCGTATATCCCGGCGGCGCGCAAGATCTCTTCCGCCCCCACTCCCAACGCAACCAAATCCACTTCGCAGGGCGCAAAGGCTTTATCAAACTTGCCCTGCGCGAAGAAGCGCCGATTGTACCGATGATTTCTACGGGCGCGCACGATACGCTCTACATTCTCGGCGATTGCTACGAACAGATGCAACAATTGCATCAATGGGGATTACCTTGGTTGTTAAACATTGACCCGGAAGTGTTTCCCATTTATTTAGGTTTGCCGTGGATTGTCGGAATCGGCCCCCTGCCCAATTTCCCGCTTCCGGTTCGCATCCATACTCGAGTTTGCGCGCCGATTGTCTTCGAGCGCTACGGACGGGCGGCGGCGAGCGATCGCGATTATGTCGATGCGTGTTACGAACAAGTTGTCGAGCGGATGCAAAAAGATTTAGATGAGATTGTCGCTTTGCACCCGCTGGATTAA
- a CDS encoding SOS response-associated peptidase, producing MCGRFTQTHSAESLARTFQLADIPQQAPRYNIAPTQTVSAVIHSEGTTERSFKSFHWGLIPSWAKDTRIASKLINARSETVAEKPSFRSAFRRRRCLIVADGFYEWQAREAKKQPFYIQVENGEPFAFAGLWETWKDTTGESIESCTILTTEANETMQPLHARMPVILNPKDWDFWLDTSISEPEPLKSLLIPYQAEAMSAYPVSAKVNNPRYDRADCLERLEGERSAS from the coding sequence ATGTGTGGAAGATTCACCCAAACCCATTCCGCCGAAAGTTTAGCCCGTACCTTTCAACTCGCCGATATCCCCCAACAAGCCCCCCGCTACAACATTGCGCCCACCCAAACTGTTAGCGCCGTTATCCATTCCGAAGGGACAACAGAACGAAGCTTTAAATCTTTTCACTGGGGTTTAATTCCCAGTTGGGCAAAAGATACCCGAATTGCATCCAAACTCATCAACGCGCGATCGGAAACCGTCGCCGAGAAACCTTCATTTCGCAGCGCCTTTCGCCGTCGCCGCTGTCTGATTGTTGCCGATGGGTTCTATGAGTGGCAAGCGCGAGAAGCCAAAAAACAACCCTTTTATATCCAAGTTGAAAATGGCGAGCCGTTTGCATTTGCGGGATTGTGGGAAACCTGGAAAGATACGACGGGAGAGAGTATCGAATCCTGCACGATCCTAACGACGGAAGCCAACGAAACAATGCAACCGCTCCATGCTCGAATGCCGGTTATTTTAAACCCTAAAGATTGGGATTTTTGGCTCGATACTAGCATTAGCGAGCCGGAGCCGTTAAAATCTTTGCTGATTCCCTACCAAGCCGAAGCCATGAGCGCTTATCCCGTCAGCGCGAAAGTTAACAATCCTCGCTACGATCGCGCCGATTGTCTCGAACGGCTGGAGGGAGAACGCTCGGCTAGCTGA
- a CDS encoding GlsB/YeaQ/YmgE family stress response membrane protein, with translation MNIIAWLVLGLLAGAIAKAIYPGSQGGGIIATIGLGILGAMLGGFLGQSLGFGGAGAASAGALSIPAVFFAVLGAILLIFIWGLVTRRAV, from the coding sequence ATTAATATTATTGCATGGTTAGTTTTAGGATTATTAGCTGGTGCGATCGCTAAGGCGATTTATCCCGGATCGCAAGGCGGCGGAATTATTGCAACGATTGGCTTAGGAATTTTGGGAGCAATGCTCGGAGGGTTTCTCGGACAAAGTTTGGGATTCGGTGGGGCAGGAGCAGCCTCAGCAGGCGCACTCAGTATACCGGCAGTGTTTTTCGCTGTACTTGGTGCAATTCTCTTAATCTTTATCTGGGGTCTTGTTACTCGTCGCGCGGTTTAG
- a CDS encoding S9 family peptidase, which yields MTSKNVAPFGSWKSPITSEIIVSGMIGLGGIALDGNDLYWLEGRPSEGGRNVLVKKTSEGKSSDITPQPFNVRTRVHEYGGGSFLIAGGTIYFSNFADQRLYKQKPGGEPEPLTPEGKMRYADAILDSDRNRLICVIEDHSNVEIEPENAIVSISLESGEITILVSGSDFYSSPRLSPDGKQLAWIDWNHPDMPWDRTKLWVAEIDAEGKLAQGTCVAGNGEESICAPLWSPNGVLYFVSDRNNWWNLYRLNPETGAIECLHEMEAEFGYPHWVFGVQPYRFQSEETILCTYDRGGSEQLATLNTKTKELTPISTSFTSISSLKVWENVLYFIGSSPTATAQLVRFDLETGEQNVIARSSNLEIDPEYLSAPEEIEFPTEGGKTAYAWFYPPKNKDYEAPAGELPPLLVRSHGGPTAAASATLNLRYQYWTSRGFAVVDVNYGGSTGYGREYRQRLNGQWGIVDVDDCANAAKYLADAGKVDREKLAIAGGSAGGYTTLAALTFRNVFKAGASYYGVSDLEALAKDTHKFESRYLDGLVGKYPEEREIYIARSPIHACDRLSCPVIFFQGLEDKIVPPNQAEMMVEMLEQKGIPVSYVPFEGEQHGFRRAENIKRALDEEFHFYSSVFGYTPHW from the coding sequence ATGACTTCAAAAAATGTAGCGCCGTTTGGTTCCTGGAAATCCCCGATTACCTCCGAAATCATCGTTTCTGGAATGATAGGTTTGGGAGGAATTGCCTTAGATGGTAACGATCTTTATTGGTTAGAAGGACGACCTTCAGAGGGTGGGCGCAACGTCTTAGTGAAGAAAACGTCGGAAGGAAAAAGTAGCGACATTACGCCGCAACCTTTTAATGTGAGGACGCGCGTTCATGAATACGGCGGGGGTTCGTTTTTAATCGCGGGGGGAACGATTTATTTTTCTAACTTTGCCGACCAACGCCTTTATAAACAAAAGCCGGGAGGGGAACCAGAACCTTTAACGCCAGAAGGTAAAATGCGTTATGCCGATGCAATTTTGGATTCCGATCGAAATCGTTTAATTTGCGTTATCGAAGACCACAGCAACGTTGAAATCGAACCGGAAAACGCGATCGTATCGATTAGCTTGGAATCAGGGGAAATAACGATTTTAGTTTCTGGAAGTGACTTTTATAGTTCGCCGCGATTGAGTCCGGACGGAAAGCAACTCGCTTGGATCGATTGGAACCATCCCGATATGCCGTGGGATCGGACAAAATTGTGGGTGGCTGAGATTGATGCAGAGGGAAAACTTGCGCAAGGGACTTGCGTTGCGGGGAATGGGGAAGAATCGATTTGTGCGCCCTTGTGGTCGCCGAATGGGGTATTGTATTTTGTAAGCGATCGCAACAACTGGTGGAATCTCTATCGCCTCAATCCAGAGACAGGCGCGATCGAATGTTTGCACGAAATGGAAGCAGAATTTGGCTATCCCCATTGGGTATTTGGCGTGCAGCCCTATCGCTTTCAATCCGAAGAAACGATCCTTTGTACTTACGATCGCGGTGGCAGCGAACAGCTAGCAACTCTCAACACAAAAACCAAAGAACTTACGCCGATTTCCACTTCCTTTACCAGTATTTCTTCCTTAAAGGTTTGGGAGAACGTACTTTATTTTATCGGCAGTTCGCCAACAGCAACCGCGCAGTTAGTACGATTCGATTTAGAAACCGGAGAGCAAAACGTTATCGCGCGATCGAGCAACTTAGAAATCGATCCAGAATACTTATCTGCGCCCGAAGAAATTGAATTTCCAACCGAGGGGGGAAAGACGGCTTATGCGTGGTTTTATCCGCCCAAAAATAAAGATTACGAAGCGCCAGCAGGCGAATTACCGCCCTTATTAGTACGCAGTCACGGCGGGCCGACTGCGGCGGCTTCTGCTACTTTAAACTTGCGCTATCAGTATTGGACGAGTCGCGGTTTTGCTGTGGTGGATGTCAACTATGGCGGCAGTACGGGTTATGGGCGGGAGTATCGCCAGCGTTTGAATGGCCAGTGGGGAATTGTCGATGTTGATGACTGTGCGAACGCAGCGAAATATTTAGCAGATGCGGGAAAAGTCGATCGCGAAAAATTAGCGATCGCGGGCGGTAGTGCGGGCGGTTATACGACTCTGGCTGCATTAACCTTCCGCAATGTTTTCAAAGCGGGAGCGAGTTACTATGGAGTCAGCGATCTCGAAGCGTTAGCAAAAGATACGCATAAATTTGAGTCTCGCTATTTGGATGGTTTAGTGGGGAAATATCCCGAAGAACGGGAAATTTACATCGCGCGATCGCCGATTCATGCTTGCGATCGCCTTTCTTGTCCGGTTATCTTTTTCCAAGGACTCGAAGATAAAATCGTACCGCCTAACCAAGCGGAAATGATGGTTGAGATGCTCGAGCAAAAGGGAATTCCGGTGTCTTACGTTCCCTTTGAAGGCGAACAGCACGGTTTTCGCCGTGCTGAGAATATCAAACGCGCTCTCGATGAAGAATTTCACTTCTACTCTAGCGTGTTTGGGTATACACCTCATTGGTAA
- a CDS encoding YbjN domain-containing protein, giving the protein MTSPETETETLPTTSDAEAEAISDELIEQQTSSREIIETAISSLDAEGTAMVAQSEEGFLWKFQYGSVEVFIQMTGESDEDIFTVWAAVLPLPAKNEDALFRKLMEMNWSGTFETSFGIYNQQIVISCQRAIADLSPQEVSRAITLVCSIADEYNESLKAEFGQ; this is encoded by the coding sequence ATGACAAGCCCAGAAACCGAAACTGAAACTCTTCCCACGACGAGCGATGCGGAAGCTGAAGCGATATCCGACGAACTCATCGAGCAACAAACCAGCAGTCGCGAAATTATTGAAACTGCCATCTCGAGCTTGGATGCTGAAGGAACCGCGATGGTTGCTCAAAGCGAAGAGGGTTTTTTGTGGAAGTTTCAGTATGGCTCGGTTGAAGTCTTTATCCAAATGACGGGAGAGAGCGATGAAGATATCTTTACTGTTTGGGCGGCGGTATTACCTTTACCGGCGAAGAACGAAGATGCCCTGTTCCGCAAACTGATGGAGATGAATTGGTCGGGAACGTTTGAAACGTCTTTTGGGATTTACAATCAGCAAATCGTCATTTCCTGTCAGCGCGCGATCGCGGATTTATCGCCCCAAGAAGTCTCCCGCGCAATTACGCTCGTTTGCAGTATTGCCGACGAATACAATGAATCATTGAAAGCGGAGTTCGGGCAATAA
- a CDS encoding DMT family transporter, whose product MTAPQEIAQSPSALKPNTLAFISLFIALIAVSFAAIFIRFSEADIGFNATVFNRFFIFLSVFGIGRAIAILRRPKDEQTPSEPLTRRHWILLLSMGVIATLSLVLWALSLTQTSVANSVLLNNLTPIFASFGGWLFFRQRFDRQFIIGTIIALIGAIAVGIEDFQVEDSSLVGDGWALLSAVFLAAYFLIIEQLRDRFDATSLLLCRCAIGATLLLPLILLTKEPLFPSTPSGWFAVICLGLICEGMGQRLLAASLERFSASFVCLFLLLEPLCSALLAWIIFGESLNFRDAIAFAVVLSGIYIAKSSESATQSSVVQHSLD is encoded by the coding sequence ATGACTGCTCCCCAAGAAATCGCCCAATCGCCCAGCGCTCTCAAGCCTAATACCCTCGCTTTTATTTCTTTATTCATTGCTTTAATAGCTGTCTCCTTCGCTGCCATTTTTATCCGCTTTAGCGAAGCAGATATTGGGTTTAATGCCACCGTTTTTAATCGTTTCTTTATCTTTTTATCCGTCTTTGGAATCGGAAGGGCGATCGCGATTTTACGCCGCCCCAAAGACGAGCAAACGCCTTCAGAACCTCTCACTCGCCGCCACTGGATTCTGCTGCTATCAATGGGCGTTATCGCGACGCTTTCCTTAGTGCTGTGGGCGCTATCGCTGACGCAAACCAGCGTTGCTAACTCTGTTTTACTGAATAATCTTACCCCGATTTTCGCGAGCTTTGGGGGCTGGCTCTTTTTTCGTCAGCGCTTCGATCGCCAGTTTATTATCGGAACGATTATCGCCTTAATCGGGGCGATCGCGGTGGGAATCGAAGATTTTCAGGTTGAGGATAGCAGTTTAGTCGGCGACGGCTGGGCGTTACTCTCAGCAGTCTTTCTGGCTGCCTATTTCTTAATCATCGAACAATTGCGCGATCGCTTCGATGCCACTTCTCTGTTACTCTGTCGGTGCGCGATCGGTGCAACCCTATTATTACCCCTCATTCTTCTCACGAAAGAACCGCTTTTTCCCTCCACGCCTTCGGGGTGGTTTGCGGTTATCTGTCTCGGTTTGATTTGCGAAGGGATGGGACAGCGATTGTTAGCGGCGAGTTTGGAGCGATTTTCCGCCAGTTTCGTCTGCTTATTTTTATTGCTCGAACCGTTATGCAGCGCGCTACTGGCTTGGATTATCTTTGGCGAGAGTTTGAATTTTCGAGATGCGATCGCGTTTGCGGTGGTTTTGAGCGGGATTTACATCGCTAAATCGAGCGAATCGGCAACTCAATCTTCCGTCGTCCAGCACTCCTTAGACTGA
- a CDS encoding Uma2 family endonuclease, whose translation MYQPDSPASPPKNLPTMYDLPSENPEEPGLPDTFHIYQPRLLDDTFCPPDYPIERIFTGSDVNLYYNPEQTLWYKRPDWYAVLDVPRLYAERDLRLSYVVWDEKVSPFIVIELLSPGTEKEDLGRTLRDAKAPPTKWEVYEQILKIPYYAIFDRYSQKFQAFKLEEGSYRAIEMGESERFWLPEIKLGLGVWQGEYDGIEHRWLRWYDGEGWVLTPVERERQRAEHERQRAENERQRADRLIARLRALGIDPEGEE comes from the coding sequence ATGTATCAACCCGACTCCCCCGCATCGCCGCCGAAAAACTTGCCGACGATGTACGATTTACCCAGTGAAAACCCAGAGGAACCCGGATTGCCCGATACTTTCCACATCTATCAACCGCGCCTGCTTGATGACACCTTCTGTCCCCCGGATTATCCGATAGAGCGCATCTTTACCGGCAGCGATGTCAACCTCTACTACAATCCCGAACAGACGCTATGGTACAAGCGCCCGGATTGGTACGCCGTGCTGGATGTTCCTCGCCTCTACGCAGAGCGGGATTTACGTTTGAGTTATGTGGTGTGGGATGAAAAAGTCAGTCCTTTTATCGTTATTGAGTTGCTCTCGCCCGGAACGGAAAAAGAGGATTTAGGGCGCACCTTGCGAGATGCGAAAGCACCGCCGACAAAGTGGGAAGTTTACGAACAGATTTTAAAGATTCCCTATTATGCAATTTTCGATCGCTACAGCCAAAAATTTCAAGCGTTTAAGCTCGAAGAAGGCAGCTATCGAGCAATAGAAATGGGAGAAAGCGAACGGTTTTGGTTGCCAGAAATTAAGCTCGGATTGGGAGTTTGGCAAGGAGAATACGACGGAATCGAACATCGTTGGTTGCGCTGGTACGATGGGGAAGGATGGGTGCTAACGCCTGTGGAACGGGAGCGTCAGCGGGCAGAACACGAGCGCCAGCGGGCGGAAAACGAGCGCCAACGGGCAGATCGCTTAATAGCTCGGTTAAGAGCGTTAGGAATCGATCCGGAGGGAGAGGAGTAG